One genomic segment of Hordeum vulgare subsp. vulgare chromosome 2H, MorexV3_pseudomolecules_assembly, whole genome shotgun sequence includes these proteins:
- the LOC123428376 gene encoding pentatricopeptide repeat-containing protein At4g01990, mitochondrial-like has translation MLRTATAAALRRVSPAPAGSVHTPHRRGPELQAAWVPLYKRLSKLPPAAPLGCVAAELDRWLCERKPLCGHQLLFYVRKLRNFRQHRRALELMDWMEARGANLLPGDHALRLDLICTVNGLEAAEEYFLSLPDMYKSVKTYSSLLHCYAEHKAEKALELYEKMRTMNIVPNTLVYKNLMSLYLKTGQPEKILQTFEEMRANGVRTDNFTYYMLTESHIMLNGLESTEKFLEDLEKSIPVHWSLYTRLADSYNKVGQFDKAGLTLKKAEEVMDRGEMFAWHNLLSLYASSGNLSEVKRVWSSLRSELKISSNRSYLVMLSALKKLDDFDCMQQVFQEWELTQESYDMRIPNVMIKAYLAKDMTDEAEALRQTAMAQGHSNPLTFYIFTESYLEKSRTEAALEVWRDAGKMVKTPNWAPPPELVKRFLKHFEEAKDVDGMESFCACLEKLECLDTDARDALSRTYVAAGRKNLSSVAHHQIEEDSIETRPG, from the exons ATGCTGCGGACGGCGACCGCAGCGGCGCTACGGCGCGTCTCGCCGGCCCCGGCAGGATCCGTGCACACGCCGCATCGCCGGGGCCCGGAACTCCAGGCGGCGTGGGTCCCCTTGTACAAACGACTGTCGAAGCTGCCCCCGGCGGCGCCGCTGGGATGCGTGGCGGCGGAGCTCGACCGATGGCTCTGCGAGAGAAAACCGCTCTGCGGGCACCAGCTCCTCTTCTACGTCCGCAAGCTCCGCAACTTCCGACAGCACCGGCGCGCCCTCGAa CTGATGGACTGGATGGAAGCTCGTGGAGCAAACTTGCTTCCTGGGGATCATGCGCTGCGGCTTGACCTTATATGCACAGTTAATGGGCTAGAAGCTGCCGAAGAATACTTCTTGAGTCTTCCGGATATGTATAAATCAGTAAAAACATATTCCTCTCTGCTTCACTGCTATGCAGAACACAAGGCAGAGAAAGCTCTGGAACTGTATGAAAAGATGAGAACCATGAACATCGTTCCGAATACACTGGTGTACAAGAATTTGATGTCCTTGTACCTGAAGACAGGCCAGCCAGAGAAAATCCTTCAAACATTTGAAGAAATGCGAGCAAATGGCGTACGGACAGATAATTTTACATACTACATGTTGACAGAAAGCCATATTATGCTTAATGGCCTAGAATCCACCGAGAAGTTCCTGGAAGATTTGGAGAAGTCAATTCCAGTTCACTGGTCCCTGTACACTCGGCTGGCTGATAGCTACAATAAAGTGGGGCAGTTTGACAAGGCGGGATTGACCCTAAAGAAAGCTGAGGAAGTCATGGACAGGGGTGAGATGTTTGCATGGCATAATCTTCTCTCTCTCTACGCTAGTTCCGGCAATTTGTCCGAGGTCAAGAGGGTTTGGTCATCTCTGAGGTCAGAATTGAAGATATCTTCAAACAGAAGTTACCTAGTGATGCTCTCAGCTCTGAAAAAGCTAGATGATTTCGACTGCATGCAGCAGGTTTTCCAGGAGTGGGAACTCACTCAAGAGAGCTACGACATGAGGATACCAAACGTTATGATCAAAGCTTACCTTGCCAAGGACATGACAGATGAAGCTGAGGCGCTCCGCCAGACAGCCATGGCCCAGGGCCATTCCAATCCGCTGACCTTCTACATATTCACCGAGTCCTATCTGGAGAAATCTAGGACCGAAGCAGCGCTCGAGGTCTGGAGGGACGCAGGGAAGATGGTCAAGACCCCAAACTGGGCACCGCCACCAGAGCTCGTGAAGAGATTTTTGAAGCATTTCGAGGAGGCGAAAGATGTGGACGGGATGGAGTCGTTCTGCGCATGCCTTGAGAAGCTGGAGTGCCTCGACACAGATGCTCGCGACGCCCTGTCCCGGACCTATGTAGCTGCAGGCAGAAAAAATCTCTCCTCTGTCGCTCATCACCAGATTGAAGAAGACAGCATCGAGACTAGACCTGGCTAG